Below is a window of Candidatus Thermoplasmatota archaeon DNA.
ATATACTCAAAAATGATAAAATCAAAATAAATGCTACCGTGATTGTATCGCCAGTCCAGGCGCTCGTCGCAGCAATGGCAGGTGCTACGTATGCAAGTATATTCTACGGTCGCGTTAAAGATTTAGGATATAATGCAGCGGCAGTCGTAAGTAGTGTGTCCTCTCTGTTTAAGCAACATAACTTCAAAACAAAAATAATTGTCGGTAGTGTAAGACACATGATGGACATATATGAGGCAGCAGCGGCTGGTGCAGATATAATCACTATCCCTACAAAGTTCTTTGAATTAATGGTATCTAATCCGCAAACAGACAAAACCATAGATGAGTTTTTACGCTCGTGGGCTGAATACAGACAAAAATAAAATTTTTTTCTACTTGCACACAATCATGCGCTCAAATCGTTTCAGACCTTCAACAGAACCAATTTCATAGAAGGGTGTATAAGTTTCAAAGGCAAGCAAATCCTTTTTCTCTATTAGTGTTTTAAAAACACTGTCAAGATGATAAAATTTATTTTGTGGAATCAGGCTCAAAACATCTTTTCTGAAT
It encodes the following:
- a CDS encoding transaldolase family protein; the encoded protein is MEFFIDTANIDEIRKIKEWGIISGVTTNPKIMSTEKEKNYRKIIEEILQIIDGPVSVEVTTNEFDKMIEEAMEYASWHKNIVIKIPMNVNGVKAMHILKNDKIKINATVIVSPVQALVAAMAGATYASIFYGRVKDLGYNAAAVVSSVSSLFKQHNFKTKIIVGSVRHMMDIYEAAAAGADIITIPTKFFELMVSNPQTDKTIDEFLRSWAEYRQK